In Leptolyngbya sp. SIO1E4, one DNA window encodes the following:
- a CDS encoding DUF3120 domain-containing protein, with product MLCYEQLIKLRNQLSFFSPSTDLPAKLPVRVDTSLEKFAFPSSVIAQPVQVLAASIFLVVVPVFFQAPLVRSLPWLSLTLTGTWLMAGISLISRSNSKLWGDLLIGFTWTWLAGSIYWGWFRWEPFIHLPIEALGIPIVLGLLIRGRGRVGSYFYLGSLLGTAVTDLYVYWVDLLPLWRQVMVVDPDWAPVLLREAAIALQNPVAFSRGLLLAVGLLTVGLIPLKSKQPCWWAFSGAVLSTLIVDLLFLTSAFLV from the coding sequence ATGCTATGTTACGAACAGTTAATTAAACTGAGAAACCAGTTGTCTTTTTTCAGCCCATCTACTGACCTGCCCGCTAAGCTACCCGTCAGGGTCGACACATCTTTAGAAAAGTTTGCTTTTCCATCATCTGTGATTGCGCAGCCCGTACAAGTGTTGGCAGCGTCAATCTTCTTGGTGGTTGTTCCGGTATTTTTTCAAGCGCCGCTCGTGCGATCGCTGCCCTGGTTGAGCCTGACCCTGACTGGCACATGGCTGATGGCTGGCATCAGCTTGATCTCTCGCAGCAACAGTAAATTGTGGGGAGATTTACTCATCGGCTTTACCTGGACCTGGTTGGCAGGGTCAATTTATTGGGGCTGGTTTCGTTGGGAACCCTTTATACATTTACCGATTGAAGCGTTGGGAATTCCTATCGTATTAGGGTTGCTGATACGCGGTCGAGGTCGAGTAGGCAGTTACTTTTACCTGGGATCTTTACTGGGCACAGCGGTCACTGATCTTTATGTATATTGGGTTGATCTGCTGCCTCTTTGGCGACAGGTCATGGTGGTGGATCCTGATTGGGCTCCTGTACTTTTGCGAGAGGCCGCCATTGCCCTGCAAAATCCTGTGGCTTTTAGCCGAGGGCTGCTGCTAGCCGTAGGACTACTGACGGTTGGCTTGATTCCACTGAAATCCAAGCAACCCTGCTGGTGGGCATTTAGCGGAGCCGTCTTAAGTACGCTGATCGTGGATCTTCTGTTCTTAACCAGTGCCTTCTTGGTGTAG
- a CDS encoding TIGR03279 family radical SAM protein has product MSQSSIRPAVVTRVAPHSIAAELGFETGDCLVSINGQPPRDLIDYQFLCADEELTLEVLDARGATHIVELEKDYDDDLGLEFETALFDGLMQCNNRCPFCFIDQQPPGKRETLYLKDDDYRLSFLYGSYLTLTNLTQPEWDRIARLRLSPLFVSVHATEPAVRSRLLKNPRAGELLSQLAWFQEQRLQIHAQVVVCPGINDGIHLAQTLRDLAQFHQGEVPAVASVAVVPVGLTRFRPDQDELVPVTPEKAQEVIDQVTPWQAQFRKELGTTFAWLADEWFLIAGRPLPAAEAYESYPQLGNGVGSIRQFVGAFEQAAAGLPAALPSPHRLTWVVGNAVEHAFQPILQRLNQVKNLTVEMAAINSDYWGQAITVTGLLTAHDLQQHLRDRPLGDGLLLPTIMLKPTDPGNPQKWLFLDDQSVAAVSATLQVPIRPVEGVDGLIQACGQFASP; this is encoded by the coding sequence ATGAGCCAGTCATCCATTCGCCCTGCTGTGGTTACTCGCGTTGCCCCCCACTCCATTGCAGCTGAGTTGGGGTTTGAGACCGGTGATTGTCTGGTAAGCATTAATGGCCAACCTCCCCGCGATTTGATTGACTATCAGTTTCTTTGTGCCGACGAGGAATTGACGCTGGAGGTATTAGATGCGCGGGGGGCAACCCATATCGTTGAGCTTGAGAAAGACTACGACGATGACTTAGGTCTGGAATTTGAGACGGCCTTGTTTGATGGGCTGATGCAGTGCAATAATCGCTGCCCCTTCTGTTTTATTGATCAACAGCCCCCTGGTAAACGGGAGACGCTCTATTTAAAAGATGATGACTACCGACTGAGCTTTCTATATGGCAGCTATTTGACGCTGACAAACCTGACTCAGCCAGAGTGGGATCGCATTGCTCGGCTCCGACTTTCGCCGTTATTTGTATCGGTTCATGCGACAGAACCGGCTGTGCGATCGCGCCTGCTCAAAAATCCTCGGGCTGGGGAATTGCTGAGTCAGCTGGCTTGGTTTCAAGAGCAGCGCCTGCAAATCCATGCCCAGGTGGTGGTGTGTCCTGGAATCAATGATGGCATTCACCTCGCGCAAACGCTGCGCGATCTGGCTCAGTTTCATCAAGGGGAGGTGCCTGCGGTAGCATCGGTAGCCGTGGTTCCGGTGGGGCTAACCCGTTTCCGGCCTGATCAGGATGAGTTAGTCCCCGTGACGCCGGAAAAGGCCCAAGAAGTGATCGATCAGGTGACGCCCTGGCAAGCCCAGTTTCGCAAAGAATTGGGGACAACCTTTGCCTGGCTAGCGGATGAATGGTTTCTGATTGCAGGGCGGCCTTTGCCCGCTGCTGAAGCCTATGAGAGCTACCCCCAACTAGGCAATGGAGTCGGCTCTATTCGGCAGTTTGTTGGTGCTTTTGAGCAAGCTGCGGCAGGGTTACCAGCGGCGCTGCCATCGCCCCATCGGCTTACCTGGGTTGTTGGCAATGCCGTTGAACATGCCTTTCAACCCATTTTGCAGCGGCTGAATCAGGTCAAAAATCTGACGGTTGAGATGGCGGCTATCAACAGCGACTATTGGGGGCAAGCAATCACGGTGACGGGGTTGCTCACAGCCCATGATTTGCAGCAGCACTTACGCGATCGCCCGTTGGGCGACGGTCTTTTGCTGCCCACTATCATGCTCAAGCCAACGGATCCTGGCAATCCCCAAAAGTGGCTGTTTTTAGATGATCAAAGCGTGGCTGCAGTGAGTGCAACCTTACAGGTGCCTATCCGTCCTGTAGAGGGGGTTGACGGATTAATTCAAGCCTGTGGGCAATTTGCCTCACCTTGA
- a CDS encoding glycoside hydrolase family 5 protein yields the protein MLHHRLMRFITYAVLGAISALCLAFGSAPQGAIARDTLALPPMPLSTQGAQIIDAEGNPVLLRGVNWFGIETETHAPHGLWARDYKDMLAEIKGLGYNFIRVPFSITSLRSEEATGIDFSIGENAEFWDKSPLEILDIVIQEAERQGLLILLDSHQLNDQYIPELWYDDEYSEADWIGTWTMLAQRYQGWPNVLGADLQNEPHGQASWGTDVLETDWRLAAERAGNAILSINPDWLILVQGVENNVPDQQLDIHWQGGNLEGAGRYPVRLSVANKLVYSPHEYGSGVFDQPWFSESEFPDNLRDRWEIGFHYLASEEIAPILIGEFGGRQTDPDSTEGIWQRQLVDYINENDLSFAYWSWNPNSADTGGILLDDWHQIDVEKQALLATTLPEATIDPES from the coding sequence ATGCTTCATCACCGATTAATGCGCTTCATAACCTATGCCGTTTTAGGGGCGATCTCTGCACTTTGTCTGGCGTTTGGCAGCGCGCCTCAGGGTGCGATCGCCCGTGATACCCTGGCCTTGCCGCCGATGCCGCTATCGACCCAAGGGGCTCAGATTATTGATGCTGAAGGGAACCCAGTCTTATTGCGAGGCGTTAACTGGTTCGGGATTGAAACTGAAACCCATGCCCCTCACGGTCTCTGGGCTCGCGACTATAAAGATATGCTAGCCGAGATTAAAGGGTTAGGCTATAACTTCATTCGCGTCCCTTTTTCGATCACATCACTACGATCTGAAGAAGCGACCGGTATTGATTTTTCAATTGGAGAGAATGCCGAATTTTGGGATAAATCTCCGCTAGAAATTTTAGATATTGTCATTCAAGAAGCTGAGCGACAGGGTCTTTTAATTCTGCTAGATAGTCATCAGCTCAACGATCAATATATTCCAGAACTCTGGTACGACGACGAGTATAGCGAAGCCGACTGGATTGGAACCTGGACAATGCTCGCTCAACGGTATCAAGGATGGCCCAATGTTTTAGGCGCAGATCTGCAAAATGAGCCCCATGGACAGGCGAGCTGGGGCACTGACGTGCTTGAAACTGATTGGCGCTTAGCTGCAGAACGGGCTGGAAATGCTATTTTAAGCATCAATCCTGACTGGCTAATTTTGGTGCAAGGGGTTGAGAATAACGTCCCTGATCAGCAACTTGATATCCATTGGCAGGGCGGTAATTTAGAGGGCGCAGGTCGCTATCCGGTCAGGCTCTCAGTGGCCAACAAGCTGGTCTACTCTCCCCATGAGTATGGTTCCGGTGTTTTCGATCAGCCTTGGTTCTCTGAATCTGAGTTTCCAGACAACTTGCGCGATCGCTGGGAGATTGGATTCCATTACCTCGCGAGCGAAGAGATTGCGCCCATTTTGATCGGAGAATTTGGTGGACGGCAAACAGACCCCGACTCAACGGAAGGCATTTGGCAGCGGCAGTTAGTTGACTACATCAACGAAAATGACCTCAGCTTTGCCTATTGGAGCTGGAACCCCAACAGTGCTGATACTGGCGGCATCTTGCTGGATGACTGGCACCAAATTGATGTTGAGAAACAGGCCCTCTTAGCCACGACCTTACCTGAGGCCACGATTGATCCAGAATCATAA
- the psbU gene encoding photosystem II complex extrinsic protein PsbU has translation MKQLLLGLVVTLGILVSSWFGWDVSPATAATLNAPSWNMPVLAEESIRNAVDDKLGTEYGSKLDLNNANVQAFVKYRGLYPTIARKILMNAPYTSVDEVLKISNLSDRERDIVESNLDNFTVTPPDPALVEGADRYNNGVYR, from the coding sequence ATGAAACAACTGTTGTTGGGCCTGGTAGTAACGCTAGGAATATTAGTCAGTAGCTGGTTTGGGTGGGATGTTAGTCCGGCAACGGCGGCAACCCTTAATGCCCCTTCTTGGAATATGCCTGTTTTGGCTGAAGAGTCTATCCGCAATGCGGTTGACGACAAGTTAGGGACTGAATACGGCTCCAAGCTTGATCTCAATAACGCAAACGTTCAGGCATTTGTGAAGTATCGGGGCTTGTATCCTACGATTGCTCGCAAAATCCTGATGAATGCTCCTTATACTTCGGTCGATGAGGTGTTGAAGATTTCTAATCTGAGCGATCGTGAACGTGACATTGTTGAGTCAAATCTTGACAACTTTACGGTTACACCACCTGATCCCGCTCTGGTCGAGGGGGCTGACCGCTATAACAACGGTGTATACCGCTAG
- a CDS encoding TolC family protein produces the protein MAGVYLSPLKPASLSRPDSDASKSSPSGVLFSRNRDGAIDLALGDTLALVRTSPPTGDAPEETVLLGQAEPSEPTDASDDDTFSPLPQDESPEDPESPPPSDDQPPTVDELEESAETEAGDDTSGEEASEEESAPEEEESAPEEEEEEEAAPEAEEEMPAAEETMPGDAVPIPEDTVLDELEYLDPDPNPLLIQTQPEEVEIIGTQPISLEEAVELAYRNNPDLQVAELELQQSQAALREAQADRLPTVSVNGTLQGQDTTETSSSFVGGVLQTESSESLGASLSAQIDVVYNLFSSGGRAASIRAAEEQVKFNELDVERRREDLRVNTANEYYDLQTAIESIRINQAFLEEAERNLRDTSLREEVGVGTRFDVLRAEVQVANARQDLVNAQRDRQVAQRTLARRLNVPPSLTITTVPVEVAGNWPLTLEESIVLAYQNRAELEQQLAQRDINEQLRRSELSVLGPQVDLFATYQTSDILTQDGGFEDNYQFGARVAWTLYEGGAARARAQQRALEIEIAESNFEETRNTIRLGVESAYFNLQSNFTNIETARLAADQAQEALDLAILRFDAGVGTQLEILEAQSELTDAEVNLVQAVVGYNRSLAELERAVSNIAENYYEALPY, from the coding sequence ATGGCAGGTGTATATCTATCCCCGCTCAAGCCAGCATCGCTTTCTCGACCCGACAGTGACGCATCAAAATCTAGCCCCTCAGGTGTTCTATTTTCGCGCAACAGGGATGGTGCGATCGATCTCGCCCTGGGGGATACCCTAGCCCTAGTCAGGACTTCCCCCCCAACCGGGGATGCTCCGGAAGAGACCGTTCTTTTGGGGCAAGCAGAACCCTCGGAACCAACTGATGCTTCTGACGATGACACCTTCAGCCCTTTGCCGCAGGACGAATCTCCTGAGGATCCTGAATCACCGCCCCCATCAGACGATCAGCCCCCGACGGTGGACGAGCTAGAAGAATCCGCTGAGACTGAAGCGGGTGACGACACGTCCGGCGAAGAAGCTTCTGAAGAAGAGTCTGCTCCCGAAGAAGAAGAGTCTGCTCCCGAAGAAGAAGAAGAAGAGGAGGCTGCTCCCGAGGCAGAAGAAGAAATGCCTGCAGCCGAAGAGACCATGCCAGGGGACGCGGTGCCAATTCCTGAGGATACTGTCCTTGACGAGTTGGAATACCTCGACCCAGACCCCAACCCGCTGCTCATCCAAACTCAGCCTGAAGAAGTTGAGATTATTGGAACACAGCCCATTTCTTTAGAAGAGGCCGTTGAACTCGCCTATCGCAACAATCCTGACTTGCAGGTGGCTGAGTTAGAGCTACAACAAAGCCAAGCCGCGCTGCGAGAAGCCCAGGCCGATAGATTGCCCACGGTTTCAGTGAACGGTACGCTGCAGGGGCAAGATACGACCGAAACCAGTTCTTCGTTTGTAGGAGGGGTTCTGCAAACCGAATCCAGTGAGAGCTTAGGCGCTTCCCTGTCTGCTCAAATCGATGTTGTCTACAACCTCTTTTCCTCCGGTGGGCGGGCAGCTTCTATCCGGGCGGCGGAAGAACAAGTCAAGTTCAATGAACTCGATGTAGAACGTCGCCGTGAAGACTTGCGCGTCAATACCGCGAACGAGTATTACGATTTGCAGACCGCCATTGAGTCGATTCGGATTAACCAGGCTTTTTTAGAAGAGGCAGAGCGAAACCTAAGGGACACCAGCCTGCGGGAAGAAGTGGGTGTAGGGACACGATTTGATGTCTTACGAGCTGAAGTGCAGGTTGCTAATGCCCGACAGGATCTGGTCAATGCGCAGCGCGATCGCCAGGTGGCCCAAAGAACGCTAGCCCGTCGCCTGAATGTGCCCCCTTCTTTGACCATCACAACGGTTCCTGTTGAAGTGGCCGGCAACTGGCCCCTCACCTTAGAAGAAAGTATTGTCTTGGCTTATCAAAATCGGGCCGAGTTAGAACAGCAACTAGCCCAGCGCGATATTAATGAGCAGCTCCGCCGTTCAGAGCTATCCGTTTTGGGGCCTCAAGTGGATCTCTTTGCGACCTACCAAACCAGTGACATCCTGACCCAGGATGGTGGGTTTGAGGATAACTACCAGTTTGGCGCGCGGGTGGCCTGGACCTTGTATGAAGGAGGAGCGGCTCGTGCCCGTGCCCAGCAGCGAGCGTTAGAAATTGAAATCGCCGAGAGCAACTTTGAAGAGACCCGAAACACCATTCGATTGGGGGTTGAGAGCGCTTACTTTAACCTACAGTCTAATTTCACCAATATTGAAACCGCTCGCTTAGCGGCTGACCAGGCTCAGGAGGCGCTCGATTTGGCGATTCTTCGATTTGATGCGGGCGTGGGCACTCAGCTTGAAATTCTGGAGGCTCAATCTGAGTTGACGGATGCCGAAGTGAATTTGGTGCAGGCGGTCGTGGGCTACAACCGCTCGCTGGCCGAACTAGAGCGGGCTGTCAGCAATATCGCTGAAAACTACTACGAAGCGTTGCCCTATTGA
- a CDS encoding adenylate/guanylate cyclase domain-containing protein, translated as MTEQSGPYVVLHTESGNRQLSLGGSNCWTVGRSDDNNLVLPDRWISRNHAMIQIMETGEFYLIDLGSRNGSFVNSRRVSVPVTLRDGDLLTFGQTELRFYCPAHNNAIAPEQAKSNDLTATATLHLRRLISVMVVDIRDFTVMTRQIEEKLLSESIGTWFRCAGEIIGEHGSWVDKYIGDAVMAVWIHGPQGVESQEMLQIVQAVSALAKMTSQLHKQFPLPFPLRIGAGVNTGYAMVGNTGTGDRPDYTAIGDTVNAAFRFESSTKQLGLDVAVGETTYQYLMQLGATDGLFKRYTVDMKGYETPIVTHATTFSDLNRFIQLQV; from the coding sequence GTGACTGAACAATCAGGGCCTTACGTGGTGCTCCATACGGAGTCTGGCAACCGTCAATTGTCCCTGGGGGGTAGCAATTGCTGGACGGTCGGTCGCAGTGATGATAACAACTTGGTGCTGCCCGATCGATGGATCTCTCGTAATCACGCCATGATCCAGATCATGGAAACTGGGGAGTTTTATCTTATTGATTTGGGCAGCCGTAATGGCTCTTTCGTCAATAGTCGCCGGGTTAGTGTGCCAGTCACCTTACGCGATGGGGATTTGCTGACGTTTGGTCAAACAGAGCTGCGGTTTTATTGCCCAGCTCACAACAACGCCATCGCCCCTGAACAGGCCAAGAGCAATGATCTGACCGCAACTGCAACACTGCACCTGCGGCGTTTAATCTCTGTCATGGTGGTCGATATTCGCGATTTCACCGTGATGACTCGACAAATCGAAGAGAAGCTGCTGTCTGAGTCGATTGGAACCTGGTTTCGGTGTGCCGGTGAAATCATTGGCGAACACGGTAGCTGGGTTGACAAATACATTGGCGACGCCGTCATGGCCGTTTGGATTCATGGCCCTCAGGGGGTCGAATCCCAGGAGATGCTGCAGATTGTGCAGGCCGTCAGTGCTTTAGCTAAAATGACCAGCCAGCTACATAAGCAGTTTCCGCTGCCCTTTCCGCTACGGATTGGGGCCGGAGTTAATACGGGATATGCCATGGTCGGCAATACCGGTACGGGCGATCGCCCTGATTACACGGCTATTGGCGATACTGTCAATGCGGCCTTTCGGTTTGAATCTTCGACCAAGCAGTTAGGCTTGGATGTAGCGGTGGGCGAGACGACATATCAGTACTTAATGCAGCTGGGCGCAACTGATGGGCTATTCAAGCGCTACACTGTCGACATGAAAGGGTATGAGACACCCATTGTCACCCACGCAACAACCTTCTCGGACTTAAATCGCTTTATCCAACTGCAGGTGTGA
- a CDS encoding histidine kinase, with product MAELTHTFDAAPVPIKLLLFIDKRPSSGEYAQQLRHHLKQLDSEHTFSLDVVDLSEQPYLVEHFRLIATPALVKFSPGKQQVITGSDILSQLDQWWPHWRQEADAAWDSASSDNLDDVLNGTLPASGELAHSVEVMKLSDEIFRLKQSKEDLEAQLQFKNRIVAMLAHDLRNPLTAASIAVETLELGYGEKSSQRGTHLSAKLTAQLLHHAKTQIRAIDHMIADILQTAKGAAADLHIQPQDVSFNNLFAGALASMRNKLEARSQQVEVDIPQDLPHVYVDPGQIQRVLFNLLDNAIKYTPEGGKLHVSALHRTTQKIQVSVKDTGLGIPEEKCEKIFEESFRLQRDEEKDGYGLGLALCRRIIRAHYGQIWVESLPGEGSQFFFTLPVYRA from the coding sequence ATGGCAGAACTCACCCATACATTCGACGCAGCTCCAGTTCCAATTAAGCTGCTGCTGTTTATTGATAAGCGCCCCAGTTCTGGGGAGTATGCGCAGCAACTCAGACATCATCTTAAGCAGCTTGACAGTGAACATACGTTTTCCCTAGATGTTGTAGATCTCAGCGAGCAGCCATACTTAGTTGAGCACTTCCGGCTGATTGCAACCCCTGCCCTGGTGAAGTTTTCGCCGGGTAAGCAGCAGGTGATTACAGGCAGCGATATTTTGTCGCAGTTAGATCAGTGGTGGCCTCATTGGCGACAAGAAGCTGACGCTGCTTGGGATTCCGCTTCTTCAGATAATCTAGATGATGTCCTTAATGGCACGCTACCCGCCTCAGGCGAACTGGCTCATTCCGTAGAGGTGATGAAGCTTTCAGATGAAATCTTTCGCCTTAAGCAGAGCAAAGAAGACTTAGAAGCCCAACTTCAATTCAAAAATCGAATCGTGGCGATGCTGGCCCATGATTTGCGAAATCCTTTAACAGCGGCTTCTATTGCGGTGGAAACGCTGGAATTGGGGTATGGGGAAAAGTCTTCTCAACGGGGAACGCACCTGTCTGCCAAGTTAACTGCTCAACTCCTCCATCATGCTAAGACCCAGATCCGCGCCATCGATCACATGATTGCTGACATTTTGCAGACGGCTAAGGGAGCGGCGGCAGATTTACACATTCAGCCTCAAGATGTCTCCTTCAATAATCTGTTTGCAGGAGCTCTGGCCTCAATGCGCAACAAATTAGAGGCTCGATCGCAGCAGGTAGAGGTGGATATTCCTCAAGATTTACCCCATGTTTATGTCGATCCTGGGCAAATTCAGCGGGTGTTGTTTAACTTGTTAGACAATGCCATCAAGTACACGCCGGAAGGGGGCAAGCTACACGTTTCGGCACTGCACCGAACCACCCAAAAAATTCAGGTCAGCGTGAAAGATACCGGCCTTGGCATTCCTGAGGAGAAATGCGAAAAGATTTTTGAAGAAAGCTTTCGCCTGCAGCGAGATGAAGAAAAAGACGGTTACGGCCTGGGGCTAGCCCTCTGTCGTCGTATTATCCGTGCCCACTATGGTCAAATCTGGGTAGAGTCTCTCCCCGGAGAAGGCAGCCAGTTCTTTTTCACCCTGCCGGTTTATCGCGCTTAG
- a CDS encoding undecaprenyl-diphosphate phosphatase, translated as MTFWGELIVDAFITPLILSVEAAEPISLVQAIVIGIVQGLTEFLPISSTAHVKIVPVILGWGDPGVTFTAIVQLGSIVAIVGYFWQDVRQLLVGIQQAIAQRDYETPDFRLGLGILIGTVPIVVLGLIIKFGLREAYDSFARSSLVIGLTSIGLAIFLGLAEVMGSRKRGYDAVGLWDGIGMGMAQALALIPGVSRSGSTITAGLFMGLNRETAARFSLLMGIPAILISGLAEINELFKPQSSVGMVALIAGVLASVVSSYLAIYWLIRFLKSHTTWVFVFYRIGLGLAILWAIATQNMPSA; from the coding sequence ATGACCTTTTGGGGAGAACTGATTGTGGATGCATTCATCACACCGCTGATATTAAGTGTTGAAGCGGCTGAACCCATATCTCTGGTACAGGCGATTGTGATCGGTATCGTTCAGGGATTGACAGAGTTTTTACCCATCAGCAGTACAGCCCACGTCAAGATTGTGCCCGTTATTTTAGGCTGGGGGGATCCAGGTGTTACATTCACGGCAATTGTGCAGCTGGGGAGTATTGTCGCGATTGTGGGCTATTTTTGGCAGGATGTGCGGCAATTATTAGTAGGCATTCAGCAGGCGATCGCCCAGCGAGACTACGAAACCCCTGATTTCCGTTTAGGCCTGGGCATTCTCATTGGCACCGTTCCCATCGTTGTTTTAGGGCTGATCATCAAGTTTGGATTACGGGAGGCGTATGACAGCTTTGCTCGGAGTTCTTTGGTCATTGGCCTGACCTCGATTGGGTTGGCCATCTTTCTCGGATTGGCAGAGGTCATGGGTAGCCGTAAGCGCGGCTATGATGCCGTGGGGTTGTGGGATGGTATTGGCATGGGGATGGCCCAAGCCTTGGCCCTGATTCCGGGGGTCTCTCGCTCCGGTTCCACTATTACCGCTGGGCTGTTTATGGGGTTGAACCGGGAAACGGCGGCGCGGTTTTCCTTATTAATGGGGATTCCAGCCATTTTAATTTCTGGATTGGCAGAGATAAATGAGCTCTTTAAACCCCAATCTTCGGTGGGCATGGTGGCTTTAATCGCAGGCGTGTTGGCGTCTGTGGTGTCTTCTTACTTAGCTATTTATTGGCTCATCCGATTTCTGAAAAGTCATACTACCTGGGTATTTGTGTTCTATCGCATTGGGCTAGGGCTGGCGATTTTGTGGGCGATCGCAACCCAAAACATGCCTAGTGCTTAA
- the nadB gene encoding L-aspartate oxidase, which produces MRTEELILPASPFDVLVVGSGAAGLYAALCIPSKYQVGLITKDILSQSASDWAQGGIAAAIAPEDSPSLHKEDTLQAGVGLCNPLAVDQLVEQANPCIKALVGLGVPFDQHQGQLALTLEAAHSQQRVLHAADATGRAVVSTLAKTVQQQPNITVFEQTLILDLWMQDHRCQGIVTVHNQAVEWWSAGAVVLATGGGGQVFSHTTNPPASTGDGVAMAWRAGAQLRDLEFFQFHPTALQVEGAPRFLISEAVRGEGAHLIDSAGRRFVFDYHPRGELAPRDVVSRAIYSHLKARESDIPDWVWLDLRPIPPEKIQYRFPNILAVCQRWGVDPFQQPIPVSPAAHYWMGGIITNLTSQTTLPQLYAVGETASTGVHGANRLASNSLLECLVYGRQLQYLQVESPIADPPKLTAAAPSPSLYLSPEEAGTLAHIRAELPEWVWQGAGISRHEEGMTAAIAQIAHQRSRFDSLMISQALYQVLTQAAPQPLGIAVDDLRVWAETRNLLDLAGLILKSALFRQESRGGHYRADYPKTDPAWQAHTLVQGDRWWRSEMLP; this is translated from the coding sequence ATTAGAACTGAGGAACTTATCTTGCCAGCATCCCCCTTTGATGTGTTAGTCGTCGGCAGCGGAGCGGCTGGCTTGTATGCAGCACTCTGCATTCCTTCAAAGTACCAAGTTGGCTTGATTACGAAAGATATCCTCAGCCAATCGGCGAGTGATTGGGCCCAGGGAGGCATTGCAGCGGCGATCGCCCCGGAGGATTCCCCCAGCCTACATAAAGAAGACACCCTGCAGGCGGGTGTCGGGCTGTGTAACCCCCTCGCTGTAGATCAGCTAGTCGAACAGGCAAATCCTTGTATTAAAGCTTTGGTGGGGCTAGGGGTTCCCTTTGATCAGCATCAAGGCCAGTTGGCCCTCACCCTAGAGGCAGCCCACTCACAGCAGCGGGTCCTGCATGCGGCTGATGCCACCGGGCGTGCGGTAGTAAGCACGTTGGCCAAAACCGTTCAGCAACAGCCTAATATCACGGTCTTTGAGCAGACACTGATCCTTGATCTTTGGATGCAAGATCACCGGTGTCAAGGAATTGTGACTGTCCATAACCAGGCAGTGGAATGGTGGTCGGCAGGGGCAGTGGTGCTGGCAACTGGGGGCGGGGGTCAAGTGTTTTCTCATACGACAAACCCCCCTGCCAGCACAGGGGACGGCGTGGCGATGGCCTGGCGAGCAGGGGCTCAGTTACGAGACTTGGAATTTTTTCAGTTTCATCCTACGGCCTTACAGGTAGAGGGGGCACCTCGATTCTTAATCAGCGAGGCCGTGAGAGGAGAGGGCGCCCACCTGATTGATAGTGCCGGTCGGCGATTTGTGTTTGACTACCATCCCCGAGGAGAACTGGCTCCTCGCGATGTCGTTAGTCGTGCCATCTATAGTCACTTGAAGGCGAGGGAATCGGATATCCCCGACTGGGTCTGGCTTGATCTCAGGCCGATTCCTCCCGAGAAGATTCAGTATCGATTTCCTAATATTCTGGCAGTCTGCCAACGCTGGGGGGTTGACCCATTTCAGCAGCCGATTCCGGTGTCCCCGGCAGCCCATTACTGGATGGGGGGCATCATCACGAACCTCACCAGCCAAACCACCTTGCCTCAGCTATATGCCGTCGGGGAAACAGCCAGTACAGGCGTACATGGGGCTAACCGCCTCGCCAGTAACTCGCTGTTGGAATGTCTGGTGTATGGTCGGCAGCTTCAGTATTTACAGGTAGAGTCGCCGATCGCCGATCCCCCTAAGTTAACTGCTGCCGCACCTTCCCCTTCTCTCTACTTATCTCCAGAAGAAGCTGGTACATTAGCCCACATTCGGGCTGAGCTTCCTGAATGGGTTTGGCAAGGGGCTGGCATCAGCCGTCATGAGGAGGGGATGACAGCGGCGATCGCCCAAATCGCCCACCAGAGATCGCGCTTTGATAGCCTCATGATTAGCCAGGCGCTCTATCAGGTGCTCACACAAGCTGCCCCACAGCCCCTCGGCATTGCCGTCGATGACTTGCGGGTGTGGGCAGAAACTCGGAATCTGCTAGATTTGGCGGGGTTAATTTTGAAGAGCGCTCTCTTTCGCCAAGAGAGTCGGGGCGGCCATTACCGAGCCGACTATCCTAAAACAGACCCAGCTTGGCAGGCACATACTCTGGTTCAAGGCGATCGCTGGTGGCGATCGGAAATGTTGCCGTAG